The following proteins are co-located in the Eriocheir sinensis breed Jianghai 21 chromosome 34, ASM2467909v1, whole genome shotgun sequence genome:
- the LOC127007010 gene encoding aminomethyltransferase, mitochondrial-like isoform X2: MLRLGRAVQGAVKCVASVVAPARQASSSAGDSLKHTVLYDFHVAHGGKMVGFAGYAMPVQYGAVGIGASHKTVRSTCGLFDVSHMLQWRLWGAGRVDFLERLVVADVAGLPENTGTLSLFTNPEGGIVDDLIVSRTDLSYLYIVSNAGCREKDLAHLKKYLAEYKAEGGDVYLEIIEDHGLIALQGPTAASILEPLVEGSLDDLYFMHTRPMLVAGTPCRVTRCGYTGEDGFELSIPIDKVQEISETLVDRGAEPAGLGARDSLRLEAGLCLYGNDIDDTTTPIEAGLAWTIGKRRRQTADFLGAEVILKQLKEKPSRRRVGLKCSGPPPRSHCPVLGPDGSKVGEVTSGCPSPSLGVNVAMAYVPAALAKAGTELSVEVRKKVIPATVTKMPFVKCNYYTMK; the protein is encoded by the exons ATGTTGAGGCTGGGGCGGGCTGTTCAGGGGGCAGTGAAGTGTGTGGCTAGTGTGGTGGCCCCAGCAAGGCAGGCCAGCAGCTCAGCGGGGGACAGCCTCAAGCATACCGTGCTTTATGACTTCCACGTTGCTCATGGAGGCAAGATGGTGGGGTTTGCAGGCTATGCCATGCCAGTACAGTATGGGGCAGTAGGCATCGGAGCATCTCATAAGACTGTTCGGAGTACCTGTGGACTCTTTGATGTCTCCCACATGCTCCAGTGGCGCCTGTGGGGGGCTGGACGGGTGGACTTCCTGGAAAGACTAGTGGTTGCTGATGTTGCGGGTCTACCAGAGAACACTGGTACCCTCTCCTTGTTTACCAACCCAGAAGGAGGCATTGTGGATGACCTCATCGTCAGCCGCACCGACCTGAGTTACCTGTATATTGTCAGCAACGCTGGCTGCCGGGAGAAAGACTTGGCACACCTGAAGAAATACCTGGCTGAGTACAAGGCTGAGGGAGGAGATGTCTACTTGGAGATTATTGAAGACCATGGCTTGATAGCACTGCAGGGGCCCACCGCTGCTAGCATACTTGAG CCTCTAGTTGAAGGCAGCCTCGACGACCTTTACTTCATGCACACGCGACCGATGCTCGTCGCCGGCACGCCCTGCAGGGTGACCCGTTGTGGCTACACTGGTGAAGATGGCTTCGAACTCTCCATTCCTATCGACAAG GTACAAGAGATAAGCGAGACTTTGGTGGACCGTGGAGCTGAGCCAGCCGGCCTCGGGGCACGGGACTCCCTCAGGCTGGAGGCTGGCCTCTGCCTTTATGGTAATGACATTGATgacaccaccacccccattgAGGCTGGCTTGGCCTGGACCATCGGCAAGCGGCGAAGACAGACGGCAGACTTCCTTGGGGCAGAG GTCATTTTAAAACAGCTGAAGGAGAAGCCATCTCGGCGACGTGTTGGGCTGAAGTGCTCGGGTCCTCCACCCCGCAGCCACTGCCCTGTCCTTGGCCCTGATGGCTCCAAAGTGGGTGAG GTAACCAGTGggtgcccctctccctcccttgggGTGAATGTGGCCATGGCCTATGTCCCTGCAGCCCTGGCCAAGGCAGGCACAGAACTGTCAGTGGAGGTGCGCAAGAAGGTCATCCCTGCAACTGTCACCAAGATGCCGTTTGTGAAGTGCAATTACTACACCATGAAATAA
- the LOC127007011 gene encoding uncharacterized protein LOC127007011: MVLVGLFSSGRRKSPPASSSSSSLRLWTVASVLSTVVLLTAAEERSSRAERVARDSELEGLLDLEVCSAATRAPSKVRSDPNQIAGRIALLTKRCLEYLDEHKEEYTNHLLSMGWSKANAREPPKRSEDDEDASEVYDHETYLPVVPVGIPTQPDLNKELLKAYSLLQHYEVVLSHLALDQNEFSEKTEYRKYIQDITLEIENLLCRLLIDIMGQGLSPDFKTRNKLASEIYRREHNSGRRETRDFVFLRDTRAGLQYIHDTFSIFL, translated from the exons ATGGTGCTGGTGGGTCTTTTCTCGTCAGGGCGCCGCAAGagtccacctgcctcctcctcttcttcctccttacgtTTGTGGA CCGTGGCCTCGGTGCTGTCGACGGTGGTCCTTCTTACAGCCGCCGAGGAACGTTCGAGCCGTGCAGAGAGAGTCGCCCGCGACAGTGAGCTAGAAGGCTTGCTGGATCTAGAAGTATGCTCGGCAGCAACTCGGGCCCCGAGCAAGGTCAGATCCGACCCAAATCAAATCGCCGGGAGGATAGCGTTACTGACTAAGCGGTGCCTTGAATACCTAGACGAGCATAAAGAAGAATAT ACCAACCATCTGCTGTCCATGGGCTGGAGTAAGGCCAACGCTCGTGAGCCCCCGAAACGGAGCGAGGATGATGAAGACGCTAGCGAAGTGTACGATCACGAAACGTACCTTCCTGTGGTCCCCGTCGGCATTCCTACGCAGCCAGACCTCAACAAGGAGCTCCTGAAGGCGTACTCTCTCCTGCAGCATTACGAGGTTGTCCTTTCTCACCTCGCCCTTGACCAGAACGAGTTTTCCGAGAAGACTGAATACAGGAAGTACATTCAGGACATTACACTGGAGATCGAGAACCTGCTTTGTCGCCTGCTCATCGACATCATGGGGCAGGGACTCTCGCCTGACTTCAAAACTAGAAAT AAACTCGCGTCTGAAATCTACCGTCGGGAGCATAATTCAGGACGGCGGGAGACGAGAGACTTTGTATTTCTACGAGACACCCGGGCGGGACTCCAGTACATCCACGATACGTTCTCAATTTTCCTGTAG
- the LOC127007010 gene encoding aminomethyltransferase, mitochondrial-like isoform X1: MGNEHDACPGEREAIWNLKDSSLVTVVPTCECCKMLRLGRAVQGAVKCVASVVAPARQASSSAGDSLKHTVLYDFHVAHGGKMVGFAGYAMPVQYGAVGIGASHKTVRSTCGLFDVSHMLQWRLWGAGRVDFLERLVVADVAGLPENTGTLSLFTNPEGGIVDDLIVSRTDLSYLYIVSNAGCREKDLAHLKKYLAEYKAEGGDVYLEIIEDHGLIALQGPTAASILEPLVEGSLDDLYFMHTRPMLVAGTPCRVTRCGYTGEDGFELSIPIDKVQEISETLVDRGAEPAGLGARDSLRLEAGLCLYGNDIDDTTTPIEAGLAWTIGKRRRQTADFLGAEVILKQLKEKPSRRRVGLKCSGPPPRSHCPVLGPDGSKVGEVTSGCPSPSLGVNVAMAYVPAALAKAGTELSVEVRKKVIPATVTKMPFVKCNYYTMK; the protein is encoded by the exons ATGGGCAACGAGCATGATGCCTGCCCTGGAGAGCGAGAAGCTATCTGGAATTTGAAGG ATAGCTCACTTGTCACTGTTGTGCCAACCTGTGAGTGCTGCAAGATGTTGAGGCTGGGGCGGGCTGTTCAGGGGGCAGTGAAGTGTGTGGCTAGTGTGGTGGCCCCAGCAAGGCAGGCCAGCAGCTCAGCGGGGGACAGCCTCAAGCATACCGTGCTTTATGACTTCCACGTTGCTCATGGAGGCAAGATGGTGGGGTTTGCAGGCTATGCCATGCCAGTACAGTATGGGGCAGTAGGCATCGGAGCATCTCATAAGACTGTTCGGAGTACCTGTGGACTCTTTGATGTCTCCCACATGCTCCAGTGGCGCCTGTGGGGGGCTGGACGGGTGGACTTCCTGGAAAGACTAGTGGTTGCTGATGTTGCGGGTCTACCAGAGAACACTGGTACCCTCTCCTTGTTTACCAACCCAGAAGGAGGCATTGTGGATGACCTCATCGTCAGCCGCACCGACCTGAGTTACCTGTATATTGTCAGCAACGCTGGCTGCCGGGAGAAAGACTTGGCACACCTGAAGAAATACCTGGCTGAGTACAAGGCTGAGGGAGGAGATGTCTACTTGGAGATTATTGAAGACCATGGCTTGATAGCACTGCAGGGGCCCACCGCTGCTAGCATACTTGAG CCTCTAGTTGAAGGCAGCCTCGACGACCTTTACTTCATGCACACGCGACCGATGCTCGTCGCCGGCACGCCCTGCAGGGTGACCCGTTGTGGCTACACTGGTGAAGATGGCTTCGAACTCTCCATTCCTATCGACAAG GTACAAGAGATAAGCGAGACTTTGGTGGACCGTGGAGCTGAGCCAGCCGGCCTCGGGGCACGGGACTCCCTCAGGCTGGAGGCTGGCCTCTGCCTTTATGGTAATGACATTGATgacaccaccacccccattgAGGCTGGCTTGGCCTGGACCATCGGCAAGCGGCGAAGACAGACGGCAGACTTCCTTGGGGCAGAG GTCATTTTAAAACAGCTGAAGGAGAAGCCATCTCGGCGACGTGTTGGGCTGAAGTGCTCGGGTCCTCCACCCCGCAGCCACTGCCCTGTCCTTGGCCCTGATGGCTCCAAAGTGGGTGAG GTAACCAGTGggtgcccctctccctcccttgggGTGAATGTGGCCATGGCCTATGTCCCTGCAGCCCTGGCCAAGGCAGGCACAGAACTGTCAGTGGAGGTGCGCAAGAAGGTCATCCCTGCAACTGTCACCAAGATGCCGTTTGTGAAGTGCAATTACTACACCATGAAATAA